One genomic region from Muriicola soli encodes:
- the panC gene encoding pantoate--beta-alanine ligase: MKLISDKKELLSYLQSPKVKSGTLGLVPTMGALHSGHLSLVKKALADNKEVVVTIFVNPTQFNNAEDLKKYPKTLDDDLALLKTLGESITVFAPSVEELYDGNISSNDYAFDGLDKVMEGEYREGHFNGVATIVEMLFELIRPDRAYFGEKDFQQLQIVNRLSESLPFEVKVIGCPIVREPNGLAMSSRNRRLSGPMRDKAKLIYHTLKEVRRMFGTENATTLHEYVSGVFAEEEEMKLEYFQIADVQTLTPIINKQKNRKYRGFIAVYVEGIRLIDNIALN; this comes from the coding sequence ATGAAGTTGATTTCTGATAAAAAAGAGCTCCTTTCCTATTTACAATCTCCAAAAGTTAAATCCGGAACCCTGGGTTTAGTTCCTACAATGGGTGCTTTGCACAGCGGCCATTTAAGTCTCGTAAAAAAGGCCCTGGCGGATAATAAAGAGGTTGTAGTTACCATTTTCGTCAATCCTACCCAATTCAACAATGCCGAAGACCTTAAAAAGTATCCGAAAACCCTGGATGATGATCTGGCCTTATTAAAAACATTAGGGGAAAGCATCACGGTATTTGCCCCCTCAGTGGAAGAACTCTACGACGGAAACATTTCCTCAAATGATTATGCATTTGACGGCCTGGATAAGGTAATGGAGGGAGAATACCGGGAAGGGCATTTTAACGGCGTGGCCACCATAGTAGAAATGCTGTTCGAATTGATCCGACCCGACAGGGCTTATTTCGGAGAAAAGGACTTTCAACAGCTACAGATAGTAAACCGACTGTCAGAAAGTCTGCCCTTTGAGGTAAAAGTAATAGGGTGCCCAATCGTCCGCGAGCCCAATGGATTAGCGATGAGTTCCAGAAACCGCCGGCTTTCAGGTCCGATGAGAGACAAAGCCAAACTGATCTACCACACTCTAAAAGAAGTGAGGCGTATGTTTGGCACGGAAAATGCGACTACTTTACACGAATATGTGTCCGGAGTTTTCGCCGAGGAAGAAGAGATGAAACTCGAATATTTTCAGATCGCCGATGTGCAAACGCTGACACCGATAATTAACAAACAAAAAAACAGAAAATACAGAGGCTTTATTGCCGTTTATGTTGAGGGGATTCGCCTCATAGACAATATCGCCCTGAATTGA
- a CDS encoding DUF4270 domain-containing protein yields MRFFLRGTVPALLGTLLLIAVSSCEEEVTTIGNGVIDQNPFVSDVALYDVFAYNRNVEAVQTNKLPIYQIGVFNDPLYGQTTASITTQVSLQGGIGNPTFGNYAQSTEDISDSDDIDATIEENERISEVILYIPYLRNNNADTDLDGVINEFDVDPEDPDSDSDGDGLSDNQERVSGSDPLNTDTDGDGIPDDEDTSTLPNRFPVKRDLDSIYGNRDLPFNFKVERSTYFLRDLDPNSNFLEAQEYYSSQEFAPSFVSDVLFDGEVLINNEQTLVFAEDDPDTEDDESLASPQVIEPGIRVALDSDFFQQNILDKEGKSELISNSNFQDFFRGLHLSVTPTTEDIMLLLDLRTASITITYEYDRIVDGEMETTERDYTISLITGQANSPISGNAVNTILTESYPTEISDNLDTGNNASRIYLKGGPGIFAEIALFEENNGEAIVNDIKSRNWIINEANLVFYVDRDALNAVGGIIEPFRLYMYNADTNAPVYNPANENNSADSRFGIYLDYDAILQEENDLGIKYKIRITDHINDLILRDSTNATLGLAISPDIRISGVASAVVEGNMDKDIPVGATLSPLSTVLFGSEADVPEEMKLKLEIFYTEPN; encoded by the coding sequence ATGCGATTCTTTTTACGAGGTACAGTTCCTGCCCTTTTAGGAACACTCCTGCTTATTGCGGTCTCTTCATGTGAAGAAGAGGTCACCACTATTGGAAACGGGGTGATTGACCAAAATCCCTTCGTTTCTGACGTTGCTTTATACGACGTCTTTGCCTACAATAGGAATGTAGAAGCAGTTCAGACAAATAAGTTACCTATTTATCAGATAGGTGTTTTTAATGATCCTCTTTACGGCCAAACCACCGCAAGTATTACAACACAGGTTTCTTTACAAGGAGGAATAGGGAATCCAACTTTCGGTAATTACGCTCAGAGCACAGAAGATATTTCTGATTCCGATGATATCGATGCAACTATTGAAGAGAACGAAAGGATTTCAGAGGTTATATTGTACATTCCTTATCTCAGGAACAACAATGCAGATACCGATCTCGACGGAGTCATCAATGAGTTTGATGTAGATCCTGAAGATCCGGACAGTGATAGCGATGGAGATGGATTATCTGATAACCAGGAACGCGTCTCGGGATCAGATCCCCTGAATACAGATACAGACGGAGATGGTATCCCTGATGACGAGGATACAAGCACCCTGCCCAACAGATTTCCGGTTAAAAGAGATCTGGATAGTATTTACGGTAATCGCGACCTGCCCTTTAATTTTAAAGTAGAAAGGTCTACCTATTTTCTTCGCGATCTGGATCCTAATTCAAATTTCCTGGAGGCACAGGAGTATTATTCTAGTCAGGAATTTGCACCCTCTTTTGTCTCTGATGTCCTATTTGATGGAGAAGTCCTGATCAATAATGAACAAACCCTGGTTTTTGCTGAAGATGATCCGGATACAGAGGATGATGAATCACTGGCGTCACCGCAGGTAATTGAACCCGGAATACGAGTTGCGTTGGATTCGGACTTCTTTCAACAGAATATTCTGGATAAAGAAGGAAAATCTGAGTTGATCAGTAATTCTAACTTCCAGGATTTTTTTAGAGGGCTTCATCTTTCTGTGACCCCTACTACTGAAGACATTATGCTTCTCCTCGATCTTCGTACAGCCAGTATTACAATAACTTATGAATACGACAGGATTGTTGATGGAGAAATGGAGACCACCGAAAGAGATTACACCATTAGCCTGATTACGGGACAAGCCAACTCGCCCATTTCGGGTAATGCGGTAAATACCATACTCACAGAGTCTTATCCCACTGAAATTTCCGATAATCTGGATACCGGGAACAATGCTTCCCGAATATATCTCAAAGGCGGACCGGGAATATTTGCTGAAATAGCTCTTTTTGAGGAAAATAACGGTGAAGCGATTGTCAATGACATCAAATCGAGGAATTGGATCATCAATGAGGCCAATCTGGTATTTTATGTAGACAGGGATGCCCTGAATGCGGTAGGGGGAATTATTGAACCTTTTAGGCTTTATATGTATAATGCTGATACCAATGCTCCGGTCTACAATCCGGCTAATGAAAATAATTCAGCTGACTCGAGATTTGGGATCTATCTAGACTATGATGCGATTTTACAGGAAGAAAACGACCTTGGAATCAAGTATAAAATAAGAATAACCGATCATATTAACGATCTGATTCTCCGCGATTCCACAAACGCTACACTGGGTCTTGCCATTTCTCCTGATATTCGTATTTCAGGGGTCGCAAGTGCCGTTGTTGAAGGCAATATGGATAAAGATATCCCAGTTGGGGCAACCCTGAGCCCTTTGAGCACCGTACTTTTCGGCAGCGAAGCTGATGTCCCGGAGGAAATGAAGCTAAAACTCGAAATCTTCTACACCGAGCCCAATTAA
- a CDS encoding glycogen/starch synthase, whose product MNGKKILFVSSELVPYLPENEVSLMSYETPRMVNSKGGQIRIFMPRYGNINERRHQLHEVIRLSGMNLVINDMDMPLIIKVASIPKERIQVYFIDNEEYFKRKATFTDENGDMFADNDERAIFFAKGVVETVKKLNWNPDIIHIHGWMSSLLPLYLRKYYADEPLFADSKIVLSVYGKSFEGSLDKDLIKKVTFDGIPDDAVSLLQDPTYNNLLKIGVNYSDAVILAAEGIPDDMLSHIKNSQKPVLPFVPLQEFEEAYANFYDTEVLK is encoded by the coding sequence ATGAATGGTAAAAAGATATTGTTTGTATCTTCAGAATTAGTGCCCTACTTACCAGAGAATGAAGTTTCCTTAATGTCTTACGAGACACCTAGAATGGTGAACAGCAAAGGCGGTCAGATCCGGATCTTTATGCCGCGATATGGCAATATCAACGAACGGCGACACCAGTTACACGAGGTGATCAGGCTGTCCGGAATGAATCTGGTGATCAACGATATGGATATGCCCCTGATCATCAAGGTTGCTTCTATCCCTAAAGAGCGAATTCAGGTTTATTTCATTGACAATGAAGAATACTTTAAGCGCAAAGCGACATTTACTGATGAGAATGGTGATATGTTTGCCGATAACGACGAACGAGCGATCTTTTTTGCCAAAGGAGTGGTAGAAACAGTTAAAAAACTCAACTGGAATCCTGATATTATCCATATACACGGTTGGATGTCTTCCTTACTTCCATTGTACCTCAGAAAATATTATGCCGACGAACCCCTTTTTGCGGATAGCAAAATTGTGCTCTCCGTTTACGGAAAGAGTTTTGAGGGCTCGCTCGATAAAGACCTTATTAAAAAAGTAACTTTTGACGGTATCCCGGATGATGCCGTTTCCCTCCTTCAGGACCCTACCTATAATAATTTGTTAAAAATAGGGGTGAATTATTCTGATGCTGTAATTTTAGCAGCTGAAGGCATACCTGATGATATGCTTTCGCATATCAAAAACTCTCAAAAACCCGTGTTACCATTTGTTCCTCTTCAGGAATTTGAAGAGGCCTATGCTAATTTTTATGACACTGAAGTTTTAAAATAA